The Oncorhynchus mykiss isolate Arlee chromosome 14, USDA_OmykA_1.1, whole genome shotgun sequence genome segment CAAATAAACATTTTACTAGTTACAAGTTCAACTTGTTTTTTTTAAGCAGCTTTTGATACAAAGTCTCACCTACTGAAGCAGCGTTGTATGTGACTAAAGTACAATCGAATTCCCTTTTTTAGAACCAAATTTCATTTTCATGAATTACAATGTAAAAATGTTGTTAAGGGCGCTCACATTGTATCACACAATTTTTATTTGTGTCCAGTGAGCATTATCATGCAGTCAGATAAGATGTACAGTAATAAGGTTTTCAAAACAAAGATGTTTAAAGAACAGTACAAACATATAAAATTTCCTTTTGTTCTGTTTACTTTCTTTTTCCAAGCCTTCACTGCGGTCCGTGAGGTCTTTGAGGAGACGGGAGTCCGCTCAGAGTTCATGTCCCTCCTGAGCATCCGGCAGCAGCACAACCTCCCAGGTGCTTTTGGTATGTCCGACATGTACATCATCAGCCCCCTCACATACGACATCAACTTCTGCACCCAGGAGTGCCTGCGCTGTGAGTGGCTGGAGCTAACCGAGCTAACCAAGACTAGCTCCACTACTCCTATCACTAGCCGCCTAGCCAGGCTTCTGCTTCACGGCCTGAACCAGGGCTTCGACAAGATTGACCTGGCTATGGAGGAGCTGCCAGCTGTCTACTCAGGGAGGTTCTACCAGCTGTACCACAGGGTGCTGCCTCCAGGACCTGCCTAGCCAAGTGCATTGATGCTAATAGCACGAACACGTCAATGCTAGTCATATGAGCATGTGGATGGTCTTTCACCATAATACTTGAAGTGTATATTTATGACAGACTGGAATAGGTTTTTCTGAACTGTTACACAGGAAGGAGGGTGTAGCCAATGGTACCGATGATGATCACTGTAAAGGACATTTTTCACAAATCACAAGACCTCTTGTCTttaaagataaaaaaatatacactatTTGAAGAAATAGGCTACTCTGTTTGGGAAGAACTCAGGTCCTCTAAGCTCTAAAATTAAATGAATCATTCATATGTTAAGATTGAGAGGTGCAATATCATATACTGTAGTATTGTACTAGGTATACTGTTTGTTTTGCAATGCTCGATTTATCTTTGCCAACCCAATGTTCTATTTAAAAGTTCTATCAAGTAAAGTTCTGGGCATGACCAAGCTAACCTGTGCTGCAGtgcagtaaaaagtacattttttaagCCCAGAGCTACTCAGTGGAATCTTGTGTGTTATCACTTTCTCTTTCATCTTAAATAATGTACCTTCAAAATTGTTAAACCAAGAAAAATAAGCAGAGTATCAAAGTACACTAGAATATTTGAAGCAGCTCTAGTCAAACTCACATTATATAGTTGAATTGAATTGCCGTTCAAGTACCTAACTACAGGATGATTATGTCGTCACAGTCATTTAATACGCTCCATTGTATTTCTTCATgtcctgtctgtttgtgtgcaGCCAGGCTGACTTTAAGATTGGTACGACAAGATGAGCTCAGCGTCTGGCCGACATGGGGAGAAAGAGAATGGCTTTTTGGCCGGGTCCAGTTTTGGATCCTGACTTGTACTGGCCAGTCCTTTTCAGTGCCACATACATTTCAGGGTACTTTCGAGAGCGGTAGGTGTTGTAGTTGTTACTCTCCAGCCTCTCCATGAAGTAGCATTCATCTGTTGTCCGtctctgaagagagagagaatgttcgaAAGATATGAGATAGCAAATCAGAGATCAATTTACAACATTTGTTAATCCAGTTCTATTATTCTTTGATACAATTGATCCACTTTCATATTGTAAACCGAACCAATGATAAATGTCAATGAAACTCTTTTGAAATCTTGTCTTTGTCTTATGAAATAAAACGTAATGGGCAGGTTTCTCAAACCAAGATGAATACACCTACTCTTGAACTAAAAGCCATGTTCAATGGGGAATGTCCACAAGCTTTGGGCAATGATGGTTATTTATATTATAAAAAAAGGATCCACATTTCATGTACATAACTGGAGTTTAGCCTAGGTCTAGGGGAAAAGTAGAAAGAAATGTAGTTGGAATGTCAACACAAATGTTTAGTCATTGTGATATCCTCTAATAAGCCATTTCATTTAGACATAATTAAATATAGTTGATTTTTACATGCTCTGTGGAGAAAAGGGAAAAGCTTGCAAACTGACAAAAAATACATCATAATTTGATTAATCCAGTAAAACACATCAGACCTCAATACCTCCAATGTTTCAGTGGACATTCCAGAACAGTCTGAACTCCTGTTTAATGTCACACACTAATGAAGATATTTTTCAATAGTTTTACTAGATGTTTTGCCAAGCCAAAGATGTGTGAATAATCATCCATTCTTAAATTAGTAAAACAAATGGTCAGTTCAGTTCTAGTGGCCGTGTGCAAGAAATAGATTTGCTCATGTCCAATAGAAATGAAGTAACTCCCAGTTTTCTACCCTCTGACAGGTTTTTGTTATTGCATTTTTTGTTATTACATGAAATAATGGAAAATATAAATGATTATTCCTGTCCACACTGTGATTTTGTGTTCATGTGGAAGATCTGATGACATCAATCACATCTGGCTCAAATATCTCTTGATAGCAGGGCCAACAGAATTCCCTGCCCTATCCAACAACAGGGGGCCTGTTGTCCATTGAACCATGGCTACCTAGTATAGAGAATAACTTTTATGGCCCTACCTAACCCTACATGGAAGCAATCCCTGGCACTTATAACAGGCACACAGAACAAAAACAGTTGGAAGATAAATTCAGAGGGTAGCAACACTGGGAAAGATAAAAAGTGTATTCATTTACATTGACTACAAAGTTCAATCCCTACCACCTAATATCTGAATATATATAGACTATCCATGCCGACATGGAAGGCAGTGCTAAAATGGAAAGGTAAAGTGAGAAGTAATGAGTGTATTAGAAAGTAAGCTCGATCTATACAGATGATCATGTGCATAAAGCTGGTGAGTGGGGCTGAATAAGGACAAGTACAGAACAACATACAATACCTCCAGCTTCCAATTTCAACCTGAACACAACAGTCTATTTACAAAATGCTAACACCAAACTGTA includes the following:
- the LOC110488890 gene encoding nucleoside diphosphate-linked moiety X motif 6-like, which translates into the protein MQSDKMYSNKVFKTKMFKEQYKHIKFPFVLFTFFFQAFTAVREVFEETGVRSEFMSLLSIRQQHNLPGAFGMSDMYIISPLTYDINFCTQECLRCEWLELTELTKTSSTTPITSRLARLLLHGLNQGFDKIDLAMEELPAVYSGRFYQLYHRVLPPGPA